The following nucleotide sequence is from Acidobacteriota bacterium.
GCAAACCGTTGTCCGGCAAGGGCTAACGGCAATACCCAGACCAGATACCAGGGCATTACAGCCGAACTAAAGAAGAGGATTCCGCCGATGGCCAGCAAGGATGTGTGCACCAGATCGAGCGCTGATTCACTGACGTGCGTTCGATAGAGCCACACCAGCAATCCCAGGTAACACACTCCACCAGCCACTTTGCCAGCCGTTGAAGGATTGATTGACGGCATCAACCACACCGCCAGCCACCGCACCAGTTCAAAAAAACCGGGGTTGAAAATCCACTCCTGTGAATAAGTTCCAAGCCCGCCCAGCAGGTTGTCCCCAGTGATGACAAATGGCAGGACACCAGCCACCGTTCCTAAACCGCAGACAATGACACCGGTCCAGCCCAGGCGTTTCCAAATCAGAAACACCAGAACTGCCGGTGCGAGCTTGGCCAAAATTCCACCCGCCAGCCAGACGCCGGCCCAAAGCGGTTTCATTTTCACGAGCGCCAGAACAGCCAGGACAATCATCAAGGCTGGTATGACATCGGCGTGAGCGGAACCAACGATCTCCTTGATCACCAGTGGGTTCCAGGCATATCCCGCCAGCAGCCAGACGGGCTGGTTCAGAGCTTTCAACAAACTGAGCAGCACCAGGCACAGGCCAACATCACACACCAGAAGAATGAGTTTCCACACCAGGACGCTCCCAGGCGCCACCGCATGCGACAGCCGAAAGGCAGCCTGCAGTAATGGCGGGTAGACCGTTCGAATTTCTTTATAGTTGAGGTTGTCCCAGATGTCGCTCCAGGTATCGGTCGGAAAAAGCTGTTCTTCAAGGTCGGGGTTGGCTTCAAACACAACTCCAGATCCTGGTTCAAGTTCCGCCGGAGCACAGGCATAAGGGTTGATGCCCGCTGATTGCACATGCCCGTCCCAGAGATAGCGCCACACGTCGTGGTCATAGAGCAAAAAACGGTCAAAGACGACTTCCGTGCCGGTCACGTCAGCCTTCAGTTTTTCCCAGGTCACGCCATCACTGATTCCGGCTGGGAGCAAAAAAATCCGGAAAACAATCGCCGCACCCACAATCCAGCCAACCAGCCAACGTGGAGAAACGCGGCTTCCAATCCGCTTCAATAGCCAAAGAACCAAACCATAGAAAAGAAAGGCGACTCCAAACACGCTGAGAAACTTGAAAACGGCGGCTTCCCCCCCGATACTGCTCAGACCAAATCCACCAAGCCAGTAACAACCACCAAGCCCCATCGTGAGCAAGCCGAGGCTCGCAAGCTGCAGGTTCTCACCCGATCTGGAATTGCTCTGAAACATCTGTTGAGGCTCCGTCCCCATGAAAATCCTGTCCGTGCTTCTCAGTCTGTGTTTATTGCTTCCGATAGTGCCGGTTTTGGCCCAAGACCCCGCACCAGTTTCACTTCCGCCGGATGCTCAATCCCTGGAGGTTGGAAAACCAATCACCGCCACCATCAAAGGAACCGAGCGCCACACCTATCGCCTGCGATTGGCCAAAGGCCAGTTTTGTCTGGTCCAGGTTGAGCAACTGGGGGGTGATTTGGTACTTGAATGGTTTGCCAGTGACGGCACCAGTCTTGGATTGACCAATCGGCGTCTCAGCATGGGCACGGAACAGGCGGTCTTTCTGGCCGAACAATCCTCTCTCGATGTGAAACTGGAGGTCCGCCCACGACTTCAGCCTGTCAATCCACGCGAGTATCGAATTCAAATCGCTGAGGTGCGCGAAGCCACTCAGTATGACACGTTGGCGGTGGCTGCCCAGCAGGCTTATCGGCAAGCTGGTCAGTTCAGTGACAATAAAGCCGGTAAACCGGATTATCAAAAAGCGATTGAAAAATACCAGTCCGCGCTGAATTTGTACCGGTTGATTCCCGACCCGGTTGGTGAAGGGTATGCCCTCCATCACATCGCTCGGGCACATATGCGGCTTAACCAGCGCGATAAAGCCCTCGATTTTTTCCAACAGGCCCTCAAGGTATGGGACGCCAATCAGAACAAACTTGACCGGGCAATCACGTTAAACAGTTTGTGTTTTTTCTATATCAACATCGGGGAACTGACCAAATCAGCCATGGTGGCCCGGGAAGCCATCGAAATCTTTCGCCAGTTTCAGGATCAGGATGGTGAGGCTGGCACCCTCAATAATCTGGCAAACACGCTGACCTATCTGGGTGACATACGTCAGGGTCAGGAGTGCCTGAATCGGGTCCTGGCCATTGATCAAGCCAACGGGTCACTCTTTGATCAGGCAACAACGCTCAATAACCTGGCTGGAACCTATGACAAACTGGGTGAAACCCAACGTGCCCGTGCCTGTTATGAACAGGCACTCGAACTGCGCCGGTTCGCCAAAGATCGTCAGGGCGAGGCATTTACCTTGATCAATATCAGTGTGAATGAAAGCAGGCTCTCAAATTTCCAGCAAGCCATTCAGCTTATCCAACAGGCTCAGGGAATTCTCAAAGAACTCAACGATCAGGAAGGCCAGGCTTATGTATTTAGCAATCTCGCCTTGTACTACAAACAACTCGGTGATCCGGCCAGAACGCTCGAATATATGAACGAAGCGGCCAGTTTGTGGAAAACCCTCGGCAGTCAACGTCAATATGCCAATATGATGGTTGGTCTAGGCCGGTTCCATGCTGAAACCAGTGACTATGCTCAGGCCAAGAAGTACTATACCCAGGCTCTTGACCTGAGTCGTACCCAGGGCTATGCATCCATTCAAGAGTACGGGTTGACCAATCTCGGTGTGGTATTTCTCAAAGAACACGATTTCGCCCAGGCGGAAAAATGTTTTTCCGAGGCACTCGCCGTAAACCAAAAAACCAATGATCTGATCGGGCGGGCCTTTCTGTTTGACAATCTTGCTGACCTCAACATTGAAAAGAAAGACTACCAGGCTGCACGTCAGTACCTGGAACAGTCACTGGCCCTCAATACCCAGGTGGCGTATGCGGCCAACATTGCTGAAAACATGTACTCCATCGCCATTGTTGACCGCCAGGAGGGCAAACTCCTTGATGCCCTTAACCGCATGGAACAGGCCATTCCCTTGTTTGAACAAATCCGGTCAAGGGTTGATGACCAGCGGTTACGGACGACCTATTTTTCCTCTAATCAGATTTTTTATGACTTTTACCTGCAACTGTTGATGGATCTCCATGAGCAATTCCCAGAGCAAGGGTATGCGGCCCTGGCATTACAAGCCAAAGAGCGTGCCACGGCTCGCGGTTTGATTGAACTGCTTCGAGAAGCCAAAACCGATATCCGTCAGGGTGTCGACCCACACCTGATCCAACGGGAAGCCGAGTTGAATCAACGGTTAGGCGATAAAGCCACCCGAATCACCGAGTTCCTGAGCCGTAATACCCCATCCAGTTTAAAAGAAAGTGTGGAACGTGAATTTGCCGAGCTCAATGCTGAGTACCGACAAGTCCAGGCTGAAATCCGTCAAAAAAGCCCAGGGTATGCCGCCATCACCCAGAATCAATCAGCGACCCTGGCCGACATTCAAAATCAGTTGCTCGATGACACGACCCAACTGGTGGAATTTGCCCTGACACCAGAAGAAAGTTTCGTCTGGCTTGTATCGCGACAGTCCATTGAAGTTTTTTCACTTCCACCGAAAGATGAAATCGAACGCCGCGCCAGCCGGGTGTATGAGCTACTGACCGTGCGCAACCTGTCCGTGACCACCACCCACGACCGTAAAGTCCAAATTGCCAAAGCTGATCTGGCTTTTCCAGCGGCAGCTCGCGAATTGAGCCAGCTTTTATTTGGCCAGTTCGCCAACAAACTCACCAAAAAACGATTGTTGATTGTTCCGGATGGCCGATTGCAATCAATTCCATTTGGAGCGTTACCACTCCCATCGAACCAGACCAAATCAGCCACTGAACAGCCTTTTTTGATTGAACAGCACGAACTGGTGGTGCTTCCCTCGGCCACCACCCTGCTGGTCAAACGTCAGCAACCAGCCGCCCCACCCCAGCTTCAATCCAAAAAAGTACTGGTGGTGGCGGATCCGGTTTTTGATCTTCAGGACTCAAGAATGGCTGAAGTCATCAAAAATAGGCCGGATGCAATGCTTGCTGAGGCTCGAAACCTGAAATCACTGGCCGAAATCCCGACCACCAATGCCATCCAACGACTGGTGTTTACCCGTCAGGAAGCCACGCAAATTTCACGATTACTCAAGCCCGATGAAGGAAAACAACTGCTTGATTTTGATGCCAGTCGCCAAACCGTACTCGCCGAAAACCTCAACGACTATCGCATGCTGCATTTTGCAACCCACGGTATTTTTAACCGCCAGACCCCGGAACTTTCCGGTCTCGTTTTGAGCCAGATCAATCGGAACGGAGAACCTGAAAATGGCTTTTTGAGCCTGACAGACGTGTTTAATCTCCGACTCAACTCCGATTTGGTGGTCCTCAGCGCCTGTCAAACCGCCCTTGGCACCAACTATTGGGGAGAAGGCATGGTCGGGTTGACTCGTGGTTTTCTCTATGCCGGAACCAATCGGGTTGTTTCCAGTTTATGGATGGTTGACGATAGCGCCACCAGCGAATTGATGACCGAGTTTTACCGCCGAATGCTCGGCAAAGACCGTCTGTCCCCAGCAGCAGCACTCCGAGCAGCGCAACTTAAAATGCTCAACCGGTCCAACCGTAAGCACCCGTTTTACTGGGCTGCTTTTCAGGTTCAGGGCGAATTCTGAGCGAAGTAGCGTAACCGGAGCGAGTAGTGAGTAGCGAGTAGCGAGTAGGTCAATCCAAGAAATCTTTTTTGATATCGCTATAGATTTTCAGAATAAGAAACCACGGAATACACGGAATACACAGAAAATAAATCCAAATTTTTCAATAATTTCTGAGATTCCAATGAAATACGAACCGAGGAAATATTTATCTGAAAAACTATCTAACCCCAGACTCAATTTTCCAAAGCCAATAGTCTAAAGAACTCATACTGTTTTGGTTTTACTACTCGCTACTCACTACTCGCTATTCGCTCTGGTTGCACTACTCACTACTCGCTCTGAAATTGCTATTCCTCTCCCCACTCAGGATTTGCTAAGTTTAGGGTTCCAACTCATCACATCCAGCCACAGTCTTCATTGTTTGTCAGAGGTATGAAATCGAAACACTCCAAAACCGCACGGTTGGGATGCCGGGAGCGGGCTGAAAAAATACTGCCCGAAGTCACTGAAGCCAGAGCTCTGGTGCAGCTTCGCGAGATGAAACAGGCATTTGCCCGCTACATTGGCAAAACGTATGGTCATCTGGCGGTTGATTGCGCCACCTGCCAGACGCCCTGTTGCGCGGATGCCGAATTTGTCAATGTCAACATCACCCAACTCGAAGCCGTCGCCATGCTGCGCACCATTGAGGCCAGTTCCAATCATGGCCCTGAGAAAGTGGCTGAAGTTCTGCGCCGGGCGGAGGCTTCTGTCCGGGAGTATGGACTGACCGATGAAGGCGATTCATTTGAAAAAACCTACGCCTGTCCGCTGTTTGAACCTGGAAAAGGCTGCCTGGTCCACTGGAAAGCCAAGCCGGCCCCCTGCATTCAACACGGATGCTATGAACGCTGGCAGGATCTGCCCGAAACGCGTTCGATGCGTCGTGTTGAGCACTCTGTCGCCAAATTGAACGAACAGGTCTATGATGAGCCAGTCGAATATCAAACCATTCCGATCTGGTTGCTTCGAGTAGCGAAAGAAACCGCTGAGAATGAAGAATGAAGAATGTGATTAGTGGTTAGTGGTTAGTGGTTAGTGGTTGGTTCTTCAAAACTATTGATTTATAAGCACCAAGCACTAAGTACTAACACTACAACGAGGTTTGGATTGAAGTTTCGGTTCTTAGCCCAGGAACTAGCCACTAGCCACTAGCCACTAGCCACTAAAAGGCTTCTTCATTCTTTATCCTTAACTCCTGACTGGGGACAATCAACGCATGCTGAGTCCAGACACACTGTTGCAAAACCGGTATCGCATCCTGCGTTTGCTTGGCAAAGGTGGCATGGGAGCGGTTTATCAGGCACAGGATGAACGCCTTGGAAGCACGGTCGCGGTCAAACAGGCTTTCTTTGTCGAGGAGGAACTTCAGCGGGCGTTCTTACGCGAAGCCCGGCTGCTGGCCAATTTGCGCCATCACGGACTGCCAAAAGTCATTGACCACTTTATGGAAAATGAAGGGCAGTTTCTGGTCATGGAATTTATTCCGGGCAAAGACCTGCACCAGATGCTCAAAGAGCGCAACACGGCGTTTCCCGTGGCCCAGGTTCTGGATTGGGCCGATCAACTGCTTGATGTGCTCGAATTCCTGCACAGCCAGGATCCGCCGATCATCCATCGTGATATCAAGCCCGCCAATATCAAATTGACCTATCGAGGGGAGATCATTTTGCTTGATTTTGGGCTGGCGAAGGGATTGCCCTCATCAACCTCATCCCCGCAAACCTCGATCAGTGTGGTTGGGTACAGCGCCGGGTATGCTCCGGTTGAGCAAATTCAACTGACTGGAACTGATCAGCGAACTGACCTCTATGCCCTCGGCGCCACTTTGTTTCACCTGATGACTGGCTCGGCACCGCCGGATGCCTTGACTTCCAGAGCCGTCAACCTCGCGATTGGGAATCGGGATCCATTGCGCGGCACGCACGAACTCAATCCCCAGGTGCCAATCAGTGTTGCCACGGTGCTGGCTCAAGCTCTGGCCTTTAGTCGCGACAACCGGATGGCATCGGCGGTCGAAATGCGGCAAAAACTGCGGGCGGCGAAGATGAATGTTCCCTCAGCCCCAACTCGCGGCACATCGGTCATCAATTTGGACGATGCACCAACCGTCATTACTCCACGGCAAACGCCCCCTCCAGACTCGGATGAAACCAGGCCCCAAACCAAATTGCTTGTTTCCGGAGGGCTGACCCAGACCAGGCCCCCAACCAAAAATCATCTCGGCATGGAGTTTATGTTGGTTCCAGCCGGAGAATTTATGATGGGCTCACAGGTGTCGGATTATGAGAAACCTCTGCATCTGGTCAAAATTTCAAAGCCTTTTTATCTGGGCAAATTCCCCGTTCTCCAAAAAGAATGGAAAGCCCTGATGAAAACCAATCCCAGCCGGTATCAGGATGACCTGCTACCTGTTACCAATGTTTCGTGGGATGATGCGCAGCTTTTCATTCAAAAACTGAACCAGTTACAGGATGGGGTCTACCGGCTTCCAACTGAGGCAGAATGGGAATACGCCTGTCGGGCGGGAAACCATGCCGAATGTGCCGGCGAACTCAAGGAACTGGGCTGGTTCAAGGAAAATGCCGACAATCGCCCGCACCGGGTTGGGCTCAAAAACCCCAATGCCTTTGGCCTCTATGATATGCATGGCAATATCTGGGAGTGGTGCGCTGACTGGTACGGATCAAACTACTATGAAAAAAGTCCAGCCCTTGACCCACCCGGTCCCAGCACCGGCTCGTTTCGAATCAATCGTGGCGGGAGCTGGATGTCGGTCGCGATTCAATGCCGGGCTGGTTTTCGGGGCATGAATGCGCCCGGAACCCAACTCGATTACTTAGGATTTCGTCTCGTACGCCTGAT
It contains:
- a CDS encoding DUF2029 domain-containing protein, which encodes MFQSNSRSGENLQLASLGLLTMGLGGCYWLGGFGLSSIGGEAAVFKFLSVFGVAFLFYGLVLWLLKRIGSRVSPRWLVGWIVGAAIVFRIFLLPAGISDGVTWEKLKADVTGTEVVFDRFLLYDHDVWRYLWDGHVQSAGINPYACAPAELEPGSGVVFEANPDLEEQLFPTDTWSDIWDNLNYKEIRTVYPPLLQAAFRLSHAVAPGSVLVWKLILLVCDVGLCLVLLSLLKALNQPVWLLAGYAWNPLVIKEIVGSAHADVIPALMIVLAVLALVKMKPLWAGVWLAGGILAKLAPAVLVFLIWKRLGWTGVIVCGLGTVAGVLPFVITGDNLLGGLGTYSQEWIFNPGFFELVRWLAVWLMPSINPSTAGKVAGGVCYLGLLVWLYRTHVSESALDLVHTSLLAIGGILFFSSAVMPWYLVWVLPLALAGQRFAWVVYSALCLLSYWVYIRGDGIEEPWRLWLIHGGFVVALIVEQMYVRRVKHPHPRQTLVPPQSFSTKDKESG
- a CDS encoding CHAT domain-containing protein gives rise to the protein MKILSVLLSLCLLLPIVPVLAQDPAPVSLPPDAQSLEVGKPITATIKGTERHTYRLRLAKGQFCLVQVEQLGGDLVLEWFASDGTSLGLTNRRLSMGTEQAVFLAEQSSLDVKLEVRPRLQPVNPREYRIQIAEVREATQYDTLAVAAQQAYRQAGQFSDNKAGKPDYQKAIEKYQSALNLYRLIPDPVGEGYALHHIARAHMRLNQRDKALDFFQQALKVWDANQNKLDRAITLNSLCFFYINIGELTKSAMVAREAIEIFRQFQDQDGEAGTLNNLANTLTYLGDIRQGQECLNRVLAIDQANGSLFDQATTLNNLAGTYDKLGETQRARACYEQALELRRFAKDRQGEAFTLINISVNESRLSNFQQAIQLIQQAQGILKELNDQEGQAYVFSNLALYYKQLGDPARTLEYMNEAASLWKTLGSQRQYANMMVGLGRFHAETSDYAQAKKYYTQALDLSRTQGYASIQEYGLTNLGVVFLKEHDFAQAEKCFSEALAVNQKTNDLIGRAFLFDNLADLNIEKKDYQAARQYLEQSLALNTQVAYAANIAENMYSIAIVDRQEGKLLDALNRMEQAIPLFEQIRSRVDDQRLRTTYFSSNQIFYDFYLQLLMDLHEQFPEQGYAALALQAKERATARGLIELLREAKTDIRQGVDPHLIQREAELNQRLGDKATRITEFLSRNTPSSLKESVEREFAELNAEYRQVQAEIRQKSPGYAAITQNQSATLADIQNQLLDDTTQLVEFALTPEESFVWLVSRQSIEVFSLPPKDEIERRASRVYELLTVRNLSVTTTHDRKVQIAKADLAFPAAARELSQLLFGQFANKLTKKRLLIVPDGRLQSIPFGALPLPSNQTKSATEQPFLIEQHELVVLPSATTLLVKRQQPAAPPQLQSKKVLVVADPVFDLQDSRMAEVIKNRPDAMLAEARNLKSLAEIPTTNAIQRLVFTRQEATQISRLLKPDEGKQLLDFDASRQTVLAENLNDYRMLHFATHGIFNRQTPELSGLVLSQINRNGEPENGFLSLTDVFNLRLNSDLVVLSACQTALGTNYWGEGMVGLTRGFLYAGTNRVVSSLWMVDDSATSELMTEFYRRMLGKDRLSPAAALRAAQLKMLNRSNRKHPFYWAAFQVQGEF
- a CDS encoding SUMF1/EgtB/PvdO family nonheme iron enzyme, giving the protein MLSPDTLLQNRYRILRLLGKGGMGAVYQAQDERLGSTVAVKQAFFVEEELQRAFLREARLLANLRHHGLPKVIDHFMENEGQFLVMEFIPGKDLHQMLKERNTAFPVAQVLDWADQLLDVLEFLHSQDPPIIHRDIKPANIKLTYRGEIILLDFGLAKGLPSSTSSPQTSISVVGYSAGYAPVEQIQLTGTDQRTDLYALGATLFHLMTGSAPPDALTSRAVNLAIGNRDPLRGTHELNPQVPISVATVLAQALAFSRDNRMASAVEMRQKLRAAKMNVPSAPTRGTSVINLDDAPTVITPRQTPPPDSDETRPQTKLLVSGGLTQTRPPTKNHLGMEFMLVPAGEFMMGSQVSDYEKPLHLVKISKPFYLGKFPVLQKEWKALMKTNPSRYQDDLLPVTNVSWDDAQLFIQKLNQLQDGVYRLPTEAEWEYACRAGNHAECAGELKELGWFKENADNRPHRVGLKNPNAFGLYDMHGNIWEWCADWYGSNYYEKSPALDPPGPSTGSFRINRGGSWMSVAIQCRAGFRGMNAPGTQLDYLGFRLVRLIS